In Mycolicibacterium alvei, a single window of DNA contains:
- a CDS encoding SMP-30/gluconolactonase/LRE family protein: MTAGTEQTGTSELAHGFCFGEGPRWFEGLLWFSDMLGEAVHTVTLSGSMTTLPVPGHSPSGLGFRPDGTLLIASTERRQVLRYDGDTVVVLADLSDLVPAALGDMVIDEHGRAYVGSQARTNGVIVRIDPDDRVTVVAEHLDFPNGMVITPDGSTLIVAESTARRLSAFTIRPDGSLTDRRVFADGLDGPPDGLAIDAEGGVWAALTLAEEFQRIAPDGSAITHRIDAGQRTAIACALGGTEGRTLFLVTTTDAYPERLIGTKLSRVDALTVETPAPGDHDSHHHH; encoded by the coding sequence ATGACGGCCGGAACCGAGCAGACGGGGACATCCGAACTGGCACATGGTTTCTGTTTCGGTGAGGGGCCCCGCTGGTTCGAAGGCCTGCTGTGGTTCTCCGACATGCTGGGCGAGGCCGTCCACACGGTCACGCTGTCAGGCTCCATGACCACCCTGCCCGTCCCCGGACACTCCCCGTCCGGGTTGGGTTTTCGGCCCGACGGCACCCTGCTGATCGCATCGACCGAGCGCCGCCAGGTACTGCGCTACGACGGCGACACCGTCGTAGTCCTGGCCGATCTCAGCGACCTGGTCCCCGCAGCCCTCGGCGACATGGTGATCGACGAGCACGGCCGCGCCTATGTCGGGTCCCAGGCCCGGACCAACGGGGTGATCGTGCGCATCGACCCCGATGACCGAGTGACGGTGGTGGCCGAGCACCTCGACTTTCCGAACGGCATGGTGATCACGCCCGACGGCAGCACCCTGATTGTCGCGGAGTCGACGGCGCGACGGCTCAGCGCGTTCACAATCCGCCCTGACGGCAGCCTCACCGACCGACGGGTGTTCGCCGATGGTCTCGACGGCCCTCCCGACGGTCTCGCGATCGACGCCGAGGGCGGGGTGTGGGCGGCGTTGACCCTGGCCGAAGAGTTCCAGCGGATCGCTCCCGACGGTTCTGCGATCACGCACCGGATCGACGCCGGGCAACGCACCGCCATCGCGTGCGCCCTGGGCGGTACCGAGGGACGCACCCTGTTTCTGGTCACCACCACCGACGCCTATCCGGAGCGTCTCATCGGCACCAAGCTGTCGCGGGTCGACGCGCTGACGGTCGAAACGCCCGCACCGGGCGATCACGACTCTCATCATCACCACTGA
- a CDS encoding thioesterase family protein, whose amino-acid sequence MSDSYYELIDENDPTGEKFAATDMARGTWSAAIQHGAPVSALLVRALERCEHRADTRLSRVAIDLMGGVPSDGDLWVRAQLERPGKQIELVSAEMLAPGPDGTPRVVARASGWRMLQMDTTAVAHTGVEPLPPLEQARSRDMAKNWETNYVHSVDWRWLTVPQAPGPGESWLKPTVDVVKGEAMTPLQRLFAVADDANGIGSKIDIRKWTFLNTDLVVHIHRVPDGEWIGIRADTNYGPDGIGATVGTLFDQTGAVGAIQQSVLVRPRPSKRSQRA is encoded by the coding sequence ATGTCTGACTCTTACTACGAGCTGATCGACGAGAACGACCCGACCGGTGAGAAATTCGCTGCGACCGATATGGCGCGCGGAACCTGGTCGGCGGCCATCCAGCATGGCGCCCCGGTGTCGGCGTTGCTGGTGCGGGCACTGGAACGCTGCGAGCACCGCGCCGACACCCGGTTGAGCCGGGTGGCCATCGATCTGATGGGCGGGGTGCCCTCCGACGGTGACCTGTGGGTGCGGGCGCAGCTGGAACGGCCGGGCAAGCAGATCGAACTGGTCAGCGCCGAGATGCTGGCCCCCGGGCCGGACGGCACGCCGCGAGTGGTGGCGCGGGCCAGCGGGTGGCGGATGCTGCAGATGGACACCACCGCGGTCGCGCACACCGGTGTCGAGCCCCTTCCGCCGCTGGAGCAGGCCCGCAGCCGCGACATGGCCAAGAACTGGGAGACCAACTACGTGCACAGCGTGGATTGGCGCTGGCTGACCGTGCCGCAAGCCCCGGGTCCCGGTGAGTCATGGCTCAAGCCGACGGTCGACGTGGTCAAGGGTGAGGCGATGACACCGCTGCAGCGGTTGTTCGCGGTTGCCGATGACGCCAACGGCATCGGCTCCAAGATCGACATCCGCAAGTGGACATTCCTGAACACCGATCTGGTGGTGCACATCCACCGTGTTCCCGATGGGGAGTGGATCGGCATCCGCGCCGATACCAACTACGGGCCCGACGGGATCGGCGCCACGGTCGGGACATTGTTCGACCAGACCGGCGCGGTGGGCGCGATCCAGCAGTCGGTGCTGGTGCGGCCCCGCCCTTCGAAGCGCTCCCAGCGCGCCTAG
- a CDS encoding amidase domain-containing protein — protein sequence MWDTRDLDDAAERWHAMAAESETAFAQHRANIVNTDWLGDAKDAVVNRASADTVVVGNQGAVQREGAQIAQDGSAGIQAAKREALEAITEAEANGFKVGQDLAVRDTRRIDVTTMAARTMAAREHADDIRWFAERLVQADDFVGQRLQEKAVELAEIRFEGEGDGRDSPVQLVNSEFKQTPALLPGPQLSESRRAAVEYAEQWAEGFNPEYESLGGGDLDCTNFASQVMRAGGFGDVGNGIDDWRRGDSDDWYYQNDGLAFPGNTSSKTWTLAKENHNFVTQHSGRGEIVGVVATPSRDGLDPLAPMPRS from the coding sequence ATGTGGGACACGCGTGACCTGGACGATGCGGCGGAACGCTGGCATGCGATGGCGGCAGAGTCCGAGACGGCCTTCGCTCAACACCGCGCCAACATCGTCAATACCGACTGGCTCGGGGATGCCAAAGACGCCGTGGTCAATCGGGCTTCCGCCGATACCGTCGTCGTCGGCAACCAGGGCGCGGTGCAACGTGAAGGTGCGCAGATCGCCCAGGATGGAAGCGCTGGGATTCAGGCGGCCAAACGCGAAGCGCTGGAAGCGATCACAGAAGCTGAAGCGAACGGGTTCAAGGTTGGCCAAGATCTCGCTGTGCGCGACACCCGCCGAATAGATGTGACCACTATGGCCGCCCGGACGATGGCAGCCCGCGAGCACGCCGACGACATCCGCTGGTTCGCCGAACGGTTGGTGCAAGCCGATGATTTCGTCGGTCAGCGACTCCAAGAGAAAGCTGTCGAACTGGCGGAAATTCGGTTCGAAGGTGAGGGTGACGGACGAGACAGCCCGGTCCAGCTGGTGAATAGCGAGTTCAAGCAGACCCCAGCACTGCTTCCCGGACCGCAGTTGTCGGAAAGTCGTCGCGCCGCAGTGGAGTATGCGGAGCAGTGGGCAGAGGGTTTCAACCCCGAGTACGAATCACTCGGGGGCGGAGATCTGGATTGCACGAACTTCGCATCACAGGTGATGCGGGCTGGTGGATTCGGTGACGTGGGCAACGGCATCGATGACTGGCGTCGCGGAGACAGTGACGACTGGTACTACCAGAACGATGGATTGGCGTTCCCAGGAAACACCTCATCGAAAACGTGGACACTGGCGAAAGAGAATCATAATTTCGTTACCCAGCATTCCGGCAGGGGCGAAATCGTGGGAGTGGTTGCCACTCCGAGTCGTGACGGCCTCGACCCGTTAGCGCCAATGCCGCGCAGTTAA
- a CDS encoding IS4 family transposase, giving the protein MSELPPLRELFTLVRGPAVGATRWHGLLVCAIDGTSMFVPNSAANAAAFGRQTGRPDAESGYPMLRMLTVVACGTRTVVDAVFGAYGVGETTYAPTLLRCLKPDMLLLADRNFAVTALVEKIASTHAELLIRCKDARVLPPIKTLADRTWLARMGAVTVRVIDARISVRLDGGATRYGHYRLVTTLLDEKQYPADELVELYHQRWEIETSYLELKSTILGGRVLRAGTPAGITQEVYALLITYQALRTALADTALARPDIGPDRLSLTVALNTARDQVIHAAATIADATIDLIGCIGAAALNQPLPARRSRSSPRVVKRAISKHRAKGAIDRTNYTTAITIEILDG; this is encoded by the coding sequence GTGTCGGAGTTGCCCCCGCTGCGCGAATTGTTCACCCTGGTACGCGGCCCGGCTGTCGGCGCGACGCGCTGGCATGGGCTGTTGGTCTGCGCGATCGACGGCACCTCGATGTTCGTGCCCAACAGTGCAGCCAACGCCGCAGCGTTCGGCCGCCAAACCGGCCGCCCCGACGCCGAGTCCGGGTATCCGATGCTGCGCATGCTGACGGTCGTGGCGTGTGGCACCCGCACCGTCGTCGATGCCGTGTTCGGCGCCTACGGAGTAGGCGAAACCACCTATGCACCAACGCTGCTGCGGTGCCTGAAACCAGACATGCTGCTGTTGGCTGACCGCAACTTCGCCGTCACAGCTCTCGTGGAAAAGATCGCCTCGACCCATGCCGAGTTGCTGATCCGCTGCAAAGACGCCCGTGTGCTGCCCCCGATCAAGACGCTGGCGGACCGGACGTGGCTGGCACGGATGGGCGCGGTGACCGTGCGGGTGATCGACGCCCGCATCAGCGTGCGGCTCGACGGCGGGGCGACCCGCTACGGTCACTACCGCCTGGTCACCACCCTGCTAGACGAAAAGCAATATCCCGCAGACGAACTGGTCGAGCTCTACCATCAACGGTGGGAGATTGAAACCAGCTACCTGGAATTGAAATCGACCATTCTGGGCGGACGAGTGCTGCGCGCGGGTACCCCCGCCGGCATCACCCAAGAGGTCTACGCACTGCTGATCACCTACCAGGCCCTGCGCACCGCCCTGGCCGATACCGCACTGGCCCGTCCCGACATCGGCCCCGACCGGCTGAGCCTCACCGTCGCCCTGAACACCGCCCGCGACCAAGTCATTCACGCCGCCGCAACGATCGCCGACGCCACCATCGACCTGATCGGCTGCATCGGAGCCGCCGCCCTCAACCAGCCGCTACCAGCGCGGCGATCACGCTCGAGTCCCCGAGTGGTCAAACGCGCCATTTCCAAGCACCGGGCTAAAGGCGCCATCGACCGCACCAACTACACAACCGCCATCACCATCGAAATCCTCGACGGTTGA
- a CDS encoding alpha-hydroxy acid oxidase produces the protein MSPAFQYRLRTPAPLVSVEDYRTAARRALPAMVWAYLDGGAEDERTLRANRSAFANWYLRQRVLSGHAGADIGVTIGGQQLELPLVLAPTGLTGLAHWSGELAAAQAAERAGTRLTLSTASSYSIEEVAEGTSADHWFQLYPWGDGPFSDSMLSRARDAGYRTLVVTVDVPVQGNRTGERRTGMGHPPILTPRRIADAAIRPHWWYGLLRHQRMTMRSLTHTAGAKGAVESVSIQNRRIRPDLSWRDVAALRERWDGPFVVKGVLEPEDAVRAVDEVGATGVVVSNHGGRQLNGARASVDALPDVADAVGERATVLLDSGVRTGTDIVTALALGADAVMIGRPYIYGLAVAGGAGVGAVLDILAAEVRSTLTLMGVASMADLDRSVLRRAA, from the coding sequence ATGAGCCCGGCCTTCCAGTACCGGCTGCGCACTCCGGCCCCGCTGGTCAGCGTCGAGGACTACCGCACGGCGGCGCGGCGGGCCCTGCCCGCCATGGTGTGGGCGTATCTGGACGGGGGCGCCGAGGATGAGCGGACCTTGCGGGCTAACCGCAGTGCCTTCGCGAATTGGTACCTGCGCCAACGTGTTCTATCTGGCCACGCCGGCGCGGACATCGGTGTGACGATCGGCGGGCAACAGCTCGAGCTGCCCTTGGTGCTGGCGCCCACCGGGCTCACCGGCCTGGCGCACTGGTCCGGTGAACTCGCTGCCGCGCAGGCGGCCGAACGGGCCGGCACCCGACTGACACTGTCGACCGCGTCGTCGTACTCCATCGAGGAAGTCGCCGAAGGCACCTCGGCGGATCACTGGTTTCAGCTGTATCCCTGGGGCGATGGCCCGTTCTCGGATTCCATGCTGAGTCGGGCCCGTGACGCCGGGTATCGCACCCTGGTGGTGACCGTCGACGTTCCGGTGCAGGGCAACCGCACCGGCGAGCGGCGCACCGGCATGGGCCACCCGCCGATCCTCACCCCACGCCGCATCGCCGACGCCGCGATCCGGCCGCACTGGTGGTACGGACTGCTGCGGCACCAGCGGATGACGATGCGCAGCCTCACCCACACCGCAGGTGCGAAGGGCGCGGTGGAATCCGTGAGCATCCAGAACCGCCGAATCCGGCCCGACCTGAGTTGGCGTGATGTGGCGGCGCTCCGCGAGCGCTGGGACGGCCCGTTCGTCGTCAAAGGCGTGCTGGAACCCGAGGACGCGGTCCGCGCGGTCGACGAGGTGGGGGCAACCGGAGTGGTGGTGTCCAATCATGGTGGGCGCCAACTGAATGGTGCACGTGCCTCGGTCGATGCGCTGCCCGATGTCGCCGACGCGGTCGGCGAGCGTGCCACCGTCTTGCTTGACAGTGGTGTGCGGACCGGCACCGACATCGTCACGGCCCTGGCCCTTGGCGCCGACGCGGTGATGATCGGCAGGCCCTATATCTACGGGCTGGCCGTGGCCGGCGGCGCCGGGGTGGGCGCGGTACTCGACATCCTGGCCGCCGAGGTCCGTTCGACGCTGACGCTGATGGGTGTGGCGAGCATGGCCGACCTGGACCGCTCAGTTCTTCGCCGAGCAGCGTGA
- a CDS encoding cyclase family protein, producing MSFKDLGRELSNWGRWGPDDQIGTLNLVEPRHVQAAAGEVRSGKVFQLSIPVGKDGPQSGIGGRLNPVHLMSMQPDDWEPHGLQVADDWIIMPLQSGTQWDALSHVAYDGKLYNGYSTNQVRTRAGARQLAVDAFTDRIVGRGVLLDIARLHGVDWLEGGTAITPADLEAAEQAQGVTVGEADFLLVRTGWRGRLLAHGRDDWMSTEPGLGIDCARWLRDRGVAAVGSDNWAIEVIPSETGETLPLHCILIRDMGMPLAEILDLDALSADCAGDGVWSFLFVAPPLHISNAVGSPVTPIAIK from the coding sequence GTGAGTTTCAAGGATCTGGGCCGCGAACTGTCCAACTGGGGCCGATGGGGGCCCGACGACCAGATCGGGACCCTCAACCTCGTCGAGCCGCGTCACGTGCAGGCCGCAGCAGGTGAAGTCCGTTCGGGCAAGGTGTTTCAGCTGAGCATCCCGGTGGGCAAGGACGGCCCGCAGAGCGGTATCGGCGGCCGGCTCAACCCGGTTCACCTGATGTCCATGCAGCCCGACGACTGGGAACCGCACGGGCTGCAGGTCGCCGACGACTGGATCATCATGCCGTTGCAGTCCGGTACCCAGTGGGACGCGCTGTCGCACGTCGCCTACGACGGCAAGCTGTACAACGGCTACTCCACAAACCAGGTCCGCACCCGCGCCGGAGCCCGTCAACTGGCCGTCGACGCCTTCACCGATCGGATCGTGGGGCGCGGGGTGCTGCTCGACATCGCCCGGTTGCACGGGGTGGACTGGCTCGAAGGCGGCACCGCGATCACCCCGGCCGACCTGGAGGCGGCCGAACAGGCCCAGGGCGTGACCGTCGGAGAGGCCGACTTCCTGCTGGTGCGCACCGGTTGGCGGGGCCGGCTGCTGGCCCACGGCCGCGACGACTGGATGTCCACCGAGCCGGGACTGGGTATCGACTGTGCGCGCTGGTTACGTGACCGCGGTGTCGCGGCGGTGGGCAGCGACAACTGGGCCATCGAGGTCATCCCCAGTGAGACGGGGGAGACGCTGCCGCTGCACTGCATCCTGATCCGCGACATGGGCATGCCGCTGGCCGAGATCCTCGACCTCGACGCACTGAGCGCCGACTGTGCCGGCGACGGAGTGTGGAGTTTCCTGTTCGTGGCGCCGCCGCTGCACATCAGCAATGCCGTGGGTTCACCCGTCACGCCCATCGCGATCAAATGA
- a CDS encoding cytochrome P450, whose product MTAMVATHFPLLSFDTTDPAFVAAPWARYREIRDLGGVVFNERINRWMVGEFDLVKQILSAPSQFGSERGQVEHAAVFGGPTMEFYDGPHHDQIRSIWSGDFRPRMLARLRPVITEIVRARLAPVAARLRDGETVEVVSELTRGIPTEVIAHMLGVEPDMVGQFTAWSDAMGASAEGYSMPGEHGAELIAAGKSATAQMNTYIREQLPSRGCPADGSWDLIGTMVGHEYACEHMTEQEIVASNTQLVFAGNETTAKLLAQIVATLAVHPDQRRLLQADRTLALDAVEEVHRLETVSHSIFRDVVGESVTVGDIAMADGERITLLLGAANRDPRRWERPDDFDITRRKLSHLGFAFGLHSCLGMNLARLEAQIFLEELIDAVGDWRLAGPLDYGTNYTVRGPSQVLVAAV is encoded by the coding sequence ATGACAGCCATGGTCGCCACCCATTTTCCGCTGCTGTCCTTCGATACCACCGATCCGGCGTTCGTCGCCGCTCCGTGGGCGCGCTACCGCGAGATCAGGGATTTGGGCGGAGTGGTCTTCAACGAGCGAATCAACCGGTGGATGGTCGGCGAATTCGACCTGGTCAAGCAGATCCTCAGTGCGCCTTCACAGTTCGGCTCCGAGCGCGGGCAGGTCGAGCACGCCGCGGTGTTCGGCGGGCCGACGATGGAGTTCTACGACGGACCGCACCATGACCAGATCAGGTCGATCTGGTCGGGCGATTTCCGGCCCAGGATGCTGGCGCGGTTGCGCCCGGTGATCACCGAGATCGTGCGGGCCAGGCTGGCGCCGGTCGCCGCCCGGCTGCGCGACGGGGAAACCGTCGAGGTGGTCTCGGAACTGACCCGGGGTATCCCGACCGAGGTGATCGCGCACATGCTCGGTGTGGAACCGGACATGGTCGGCCAGTTCACCGCGTGGAGTGACGCGATGGGCGCCTCCGCGGAGGGCTACAGCATGCCCGGCGAACACGGTGCCGAGTTGATCGCGGCCGGCAAAAGCGCCACAGCCCAGATGAATACCTACATTCGTGAACAGCTGCCCAGCCGGGGCTGCCCGGCGGACGGCAGTTGGGATCTGATCGGCACGATGGTCGGCCACGAGTATGCCTGTGAGCACATGACCGAACAGGAGATCGTCGCGAGCAACACCCAATTGGTGTTCGCCGGCAACGAGACCACCGCCAAGCTGCTCGCCCAGATCGTTGCCACTCTGGCCGTCCATCCGGATCAGCGCCGACTCCTCCAGGCCGATCGCACCTTGGCGCTCGATGCGGTGGAGGAAGTACACCGCCTGGAAACGGTGTCGCACTCCATCTTCCGCGACGTGGTCGGCGAATCTGTCACTGTCGGTGACATTGCCATGGCCGACGGTGAACGGATCACCCTGCTACTGGGCGCGGCCAACCGCGATCCAAGACGCTGGGAGCGTCCCGACGACTTCGACATCACCCGGCGCAAGTTGTCGCATCTGGGATTCGCCTTCGGCCTGCACAGCTGCCTGGGCATGAACCTGGCTCGCCTGGAGGCCCAGATCTTCCTCGAGGAACTGATCGACGCCGTGGGCGACTGGCGACTGGCCGGCCCCCTGGACTACGGCACCAACTACACCGTCCGCGGGCCGAGTCAGGTACTCGTCGCAGCGGTGTAG
- a CDS encoding cytochrome P450: MTVASSPQAREYSPFDITSHDFWSQTFAQRDETFAQLRAADGLSWHQPLSSLFDVEEPGFWAITRRADIQFVSQHPELFTSTKGVALDPMPADVQKFATFFLMMDPPEHTTYRRLISSAFTPRNVRKIEEQIHRNAVAVVDDLIGAGDVDFVEACSAHLPMRTISDMLGVPTADQPALAKAAEKLFSMSDDEYSSLEERAMATINEIMLISNTGVELAKFRRANPGDDLMTSIVNAEVDGHRLTDEEIGAFLILLASAGNDTTKQTTTHAMMALAANPDQRDWLLEDFDNRIGMATEEFVRWATPVMQFARHATEDVEVGGQLISAGDKVGMFYCSANRDESVFTDPQRFDLSRSPNPQIGFGGGGPHFCLGNQLAKTELRHLFHELLTRLKTIEFGEPEMLYSSFVHGIKRVPAHVA; the protein is encoded by the coding sequence GTGACAGTTGCCAGCTCACCGCAGGCACGCGAATACAGCCCATTCGACATCACGTCACACGATTTCTGGAGCCAGACGTTCGCTCAGCGTGACGAGACGTTCGCGCAACTGCGCGCCGCCGACGGCTTGAGTTGGCATCAGCCGCTGTCGTCGCTGTTCGATGTGGAAGAACCCGGCTTCTGGGCCATCACCCGCCGGGCGGACATCCAGTTCGTCAGTCAGCACCCCGAACTGTTCACCTCGACCAAGGGTGTCGCACTGGATCCGATGCCGGCTGACGTGCAGAAGTTCGCCACGTTCTTCCTGATGATGGATCCACCTGAGCACACCACGTACCGCCGCCTGATCAGCTCGGCGTTCACCCCGCGCAACGTGCGCAAGATCGAAGAGCAGATTCACCGCAACGCCGTCGCCGTCGTCGATGACCTGATCGGTGCCGGTGATGTCGACTTCGTCGAGGCGTGCTCGGCGCATCTGCCGATGCGGACGATCTCGGACATGCTCGGCGTGCCGACCGCCGATCAGCCGGCGCTGGCCAAGGCCGCCGAAAAGCTGTTCAGCATGAGCGATGACGAGTACTCGTCACTTGAAGAACGGGCCATGGCCACCATCAACGAGATCATGCTGATCTCGAACACCGGGGTGGAGCTGGCCAAGTTCCGGCGGGCCAATCCCGGTGACGACCTGATGACCAGCATCGTCAACGCCGAGGTTGACGGTCACCGGCTGACCGACGAGGAGATCGGGGCGTTCCTGATCCTGCTGGCCTCGGCCGGCAATGACACCACCAAGCAGACCACCACCCACGCGATGATGGCACTGGCCGCCAACCCTGACCAAAGAGATTGGCTGCTGGAAGATTTCGACAACCGAATCGGCATGGCCACTGAGGAATTCGTGCGGTGGGCCACTCCGGTGATGCAGTTCGCCCGGCACGCCACCGAGGACGTCGAGGTCGGCGGTCAACTGATCAGCGCGGGTGACAAGGTGGGCATGTTCTACTGCTCGGCCAACCGGGACGAGTCGGTGTTCACCGATCCGCAACGCTTCGACCTGAGCCGTTCGCCCAACCCGCAGATCGGATTCGGTGGTGGCGGTCCGCACTTCTGTCTGGGCAACCAGCTGGCCAAGACCGAGTTGCGACACCTGTTCCACGAGTTGCTGACCCGGCTCAAGACGATCGAATTCGGCGAGCCCGAGATGCTGTACAGCAGCTTCGTGCACGGCATCAAGCGCGTGCCTGCGCACGTCGCGTAG
- a CDS encoding TetR/AcrR family transcriptional regulator, whose product MAEISSVDDESSTRGRILAATAEVLGANGMAKLSLSEVALHAGVSRPTLYRWFASKQELLDAFTEWERKSYEQAVARASADLPENEHLGAALRTVVEYQQSYPGLRMVDIEPEHVIKRLAQVIPLMRDRLQRLTTGPDADIAAATAVRVAVCHYLVRSDDADDFLAQLRHAAGVKPQR is encoded by the coding sequence ATGGCGGAAATATCGTCGGTCGACGACGAGAGCAGTACCCGTGGACGCATCCTGGCCGCCACCGCAGAGGTTCTCGGGGCCAACGGGATGGCCAAGCTCAGCTTGTCCGAGGTTGCCCTGCATGCCGGAGTGTCCCGGCCCACGCTCTACCGCTGGTTCGCCTCCAAACAGGAACTGCTCGACGCATTCACGGAGTGGGAGCGCAAGTCCTACGAACAGGCCGTGGCCCGGGCCTCCGCCGACCTGCCGGAGAACGAACACCTGGGCGCCGCGCTTCGCACGGTCGTCGAATATCAGCAGTCCTACCCGGGTCTGCGCATGGTCGACATCGAGCCCGAACACGTCATCAAGCGGCTCGCCCAGGTGATCCCGCTGATGCGGGACCGCCTGCAACGCCTGACGACCGGGCCCGACGCCGACATCGCCGCGGCCACCGCGGTGCGGGTGGCGGTCTGCCACTATCTGGTGCGCAGTGACGATGCCGACGATTTCCTCGCGCAGCTGCGCCATGCCGCCGGGGTGAAACCCCAACGTTGA